The genome window GTTGGATTAGACTGTATTAGATAGAAAGGAAGAATTAAAGAAGAGTGTCTGAACTTACCTGTGCAATGAGCTGCTTGAACTCAGTGATTGACTGGTTTAGGTAGGCCCTGATGCTGACGGGAGGGGCAACAGTGTCAGTCTTCAGATCCACCACGTGAACCTTCACCATCACctctacagagacacacaccaaccAGTCACACACAACTCATTTCCAAAAAGGCTAAAAGAGTTGCTAGTTTTAGTATTATATTTAAATTATTGAATGTGTTTTACTGACCTCCGGGTTTGTATGGCTGGAAGACTTGCTCTGGTCTGCGGGTCTCCAGCAGCAGGTCAAACATGTAGGAGGACTTGACCCCGCCCAGCAGCAGCCCCATGGGGGTGTCCTCCTCGCCCTCGTACGAGCGCTCCAGGTACTCATGGAACTCATCGTACTTGACCAGGCGACAGCAGTCCAGCGGGACCACCCCATCCAGTTCCATGAGCTATGGGGCAGAATGATTggccaaagacacacacaaacacgtccaATTGCTAATAGACGCATAAGGTAATGTTTTGAAGCTTCTTGGCCATTGTAACCCCCCTTTTATTCTTACAACTATGTCTATCCTAGGACCACTCTCTATTCTGACACCGACCGCTGGCTGGTATGAACTGCAGCTGCTGAGTGAGATTAGCTTTCAATGCTTTCCTCCCCGTTTAGCTTCCACTCTGACGTACCTTGTAGGCCATCTCTGTTGCCTCTCTGAGCGTCTTGTCCTTGTGCACTTCCAGCTTGTTCTCCATCATAGCCATCATCTTCACCGGATGCATGCAGAACAGCTTGATCTGACAGAGAAATACAGAGCAATTAACAACAATACAACCCCTGTgaaaaacaacagaacaacatTCAGTCAAATGACCGACACCGTTGACCATGGGAAAGTCCACAGGAGGAGGATGTACCTTGCAGGTATTACGCTCgatctccctctgtcttttctcCTGCTCCTCAGACTCCTTCTCCCTCTGGACCAGATGCTTTATGTGCTCAGGGAAGTCATCACAATCCAGATACTCTGCAGTGGTAACAACACGGCCCATCAGTCAAGAGATCACCATAACTAACTGGGGGTCCAAGTCATTGAGAGAGACTAGGAGAGCAAAACCTACTAGGATTGTTATACCCACATATTCAACTTTATACAGATGAACAGTCATTTTAGACATTTAAAAGCAAACTTGATTATGGAACTAGACTTGGTTCAATATGTTTCCCTTACTTGCATTCCTTGAGGGGTCTTTCAACCTATAAATCAGCATATACGCATTCGTAGAGCTGTTGGAACAGAAAAACATCTTATTAAATGCAAATGGAGAAAAGGAAAATGAGTAGCCAAATAGAGTTCCATCTTCCTTTCCAAACACATGAAAGAACAGTGCATTACGTAAAAGCTCAGTTATCAACAGGGCTTTGTCCTAGCCTGAATAACCACCCTCTAGTTTTTCTCCCAGGGAGACTTCAATAAAATGTAGGACTAAGTAAAAAAGCCCCGGTTCATCCCCATTAAAGCTTCCTCTGGTATTGAACGTTGCGGTGTGTGGAGTGGRAAGTGAACAGATGCTGGTAATGTTCTGGCCATGTAGGCATGCATTAGTAGGTACATACAATGAGATTGTGAGATGGGAGAGCCAGGCATGGGAGTGAGATGTGTTCAGGGACATATTGATTTCAGATCAATCCAGAGATTGACAGAGACAGGAGCTCCACTGACCTGGCAAAGGCACTGGAGTAATAGCCTCTGCTCCCCGAGGACCCTCCATATGTTTTCCTGATGTCTTCCTGGGTGATCTatataaggacacacacacacacacatcaacacactggACCACCACCGTTGTGTTTCTGACAACTGTCAGTTACAATGACAGGAGTTATGTTGATGCAACCTGTGTTGAGTTGTTTTGTCTAGTATTACATGCATAGTAAACATAAGTTATTGTAAGACTGATAACCTTGCTGACGTGCTGGTCGTTGAAACTGTACCACTGGCCATCGCTGAAGGACTTAATGCAGGCATAATAGTGGCCACCTGCAGCGCTGCCCGAATGCACCATGACCGAGAACAGCTCAAAGGTCAATGAACTCTGTAGACGAGACAGGGGCAGGAGAGACAATTGGCTAACAATTAAATCTAATGACAGCAGATTGCACTACATGCAAACAGACCAGGATGGGCTATAAGACACAGGGAGTACGGGTGCTAGAGTGTAAGGACGGTTTGTGTGGTATTACATACAGTGTTGAGGCTGGGTACCTTTGGCTTCAGGACCCTCTCAGTACTGCTGGCACTGTCCAGGCAGATGCCCTCATCCACACCGTCGTCCGCCGAGAAGTCGTTGCTCATCTGGTCGCTGTGGCAACTGCCTTCATTCTCTGCCCCGCTGTCAGTGCAGCTCTCCGTTTGAGGAGATTTCTATGAGAGCAGGCATTGATCAAAAACAAAGAgcaggatggaaagagagagaaagcagacagaGTTCAGGTATCAGTAACACTCATGAATTAATGATGACTTCATGGAAATTACTAATACATGAAACATAATCGAAAATCTAATTTGAGTGGACCTGAAAGGCTGGCACTATTCCACCCCACCCCGTGCCTCATTCTATCTAGAGTATAAAACACATAGGAGGCCACACTGGGCTGGTGTGTCTCACCTCGTCCTCCACGTCAATGAAGGGACCCATGTCCAGCTCCTCAGGGAAGGACATGCGGTCGTTGAGTTTGATGCGGTGCATAGTGGTGTAGTCAAAGTCAAAACGCTTCAGCTGCAGAGTCAGCAGGTAGGGAAAGTGAAGAAATCTCAGCCCCTGTGGAGGGAGGGCAAAGGGCATGGGTCAGAACACAAATTGCCTGGGCAGACCAGTGACCACCTTCACTCAATACCCCCCCCCATCAGTTCTCCCATGACCCAAAGGGAAGTGTGGTCTTAACATCAACAAGATCACTAGTCTGTATACTCACCTTACGGGCATCACATTTTTTCTTGCAGCGCTCACAGAAGTACTGGTTGGCCCCGTCCAGAGTCTCTGGCTGGACGAAGGCCTGCAGAGCCTCCTCCTGTTTCAGTGAGTCACAAAGGCACTGTATCAGTAACAACTCTGACCACATCTACGTCACATTACACTGTCTTACTATTAACAGTCTTAGGAAAATGCAGGAGCATACAGCAGGGTCTGGACTTCAGTGTCTGCGCGGTGAATACATAAATGACCATCATAGCTTTGATCTCTTCACACACTTGGATTAATACTGCTATAGTCATCAAGAAGGGCAGAGAcaagagatggaggcagagagacacacaccacgcTGCCATAAGCCTGGCTGGCCCCAAATGGTCTGATGACCAGTGGGATGTCCAGGTAGGTGTCAATCCTCCAGCTCTCATAGCCACACTCCAGACAGCGCACATAGTCCTTCAGCTTCCCCTGGTACAGCTGGTTAATCAGGTCAGCCTGAGGGGGAACACAACACGAGGGAGTCAGGCCCAAGCAgtcacaacactcacacacatgtatCTCTCAGAATTCTGAAATACGCTCTTCACTGCTCACACTGAACCTACTACTCACACAACTCTATGCCAGCTTAATAATAATGTAAACTCCCTAAACTCTAACACTCCCCAAAGACAATGACTCGGCTCCTCTCAAAAAGTCAACACATTTCACTTAATATGTGATTGCAACAGCAGGCTCATTAACTGGGTAAGACCCTATTTAACAGGTAGAGACCAATTGGTCCAAGTGTTGGATGTTAATGGAAAACTGTCTAATGCAAAAGGAGATTAGCTGTGGAGTCCCGCAGGGGAGTGTCCTTGGTCCACTGCTCTTCCTACTGTACATTAATAATATGAAAATCAGCCTGCTCTTGTAAATAGTttttgtatgcggatgactctgcTCAATTGGTGTCCCAAAAGAACAAAGCCTCAGTAGAAGAGATCCTTAGAGCGGAGTTATCCAATATTTCCAAATGGCTTATTTGGTTCCAGAGTAACGCTTGCAAGGTCCCCTGGTTTCAGTGTCAAAGTGGGCAACTCAGAGGTTAGACCAAAAACATCACCTTGGGTGTTAATTTGATAGGTACCTGACCTGTGAGATTatgtttaacaaaaaaaaatatatatatataattcctaGCTCAGACCTCTAAATGGCTTGATATTGACACCCTGAAGAGTTTGGCAGGTAAGCTAGTTCAGTGTCACTGATTATGTGTGctcatcatggttcaccagcagccacaAACATCTAAACAATTTAGGATTTAAAAACTTTTGATTCTAAAGAATAAGCCACAGACCAGCTAAAACAAGCTTGAAAGAATTGTATTTTAACTCCCCCGGCCCTCGAACTTATCTGGAGGTCCAGCGTTTTAAGCAGCTAGGGTGGctgtgtaaaaataaatgttattaatTGAAGTGATCTGGTAAGGTCCACAGGATTATCACTGACTCAGCCCTCACATACCTATCCAACTATGTTTATTTAGAGATGCCCACCAGCATAATACCTGCGCCAGAGACTTTCACCATTTAAAATTTTAGAGTATATCTGGTAAGAACCCTTTTTTRTATTCCAGTGCTGTTGAGTAAAACAAACTACCATAGCAACTTAAAGCCATACCAACAATAACCTCATTTAAATAGAATGTAAAAAGCTAGCTAACAATTGAAAAGTAGCAAACATTTTCATGTCTGTATATATCTGGAATATGTAACTAATCTAccctgagtgtgcaaaacattaagaacatctttccctgaccaggtgaaagatgatcccttattgacgtcacttgttaaatccattcgaatcagtgtagatgaaggggaggagacaggtaagagggatttttatgccttgagacatggattgtgtgtgacattcagagggcaAATAGGCAAGACAAacgtaagtgcctttgaatggggtatgatagtaggtgccaggcgcaccgatttgtgGCAAGAACTGCAAATCAGTTTCTCataagaatggtccacctcccaaaggacatccagccaacttcacaactgtgggaagcattggagtcaacatgggccagcatccctgtggaacgatttTGACACTTTAGAAACCAAGCCCCGAcaagttgaggctgttctgagggtaaaagggggtgcaactcaatattaggaaggYRTTCWtaatgttttgtacactccgtgtttGTCAACAACCCAAAGAAATAGGGACCACAGCAGAAATAAATctgactttattgtgcaatcccgTTCACATTTTTTGTATGCatgtaattttttaaatgacaaataaaaacaaacagttGAAGAAAACAATAATAGAAGTTCAAATAAGTACCGTAAGTGGAGAAAACTGCTGCTGGGGACACAAAYATAGCAAAAATCAAAATGKGACTTTGATTAACCACTGATAATGCAGAGCATTCTTTACAAATACAGCTAAATGCAGGAGCCTAGTGCTTCTATCCACAGTGAATTAAGTGTTTACGGTTCATACCAAACTCCTGAGATCAGAAAACGCTAAYCCTCAGCCTTACTGGCTCTTTCTCACCTTCCCACAGAAGGCCCTTTGTTCTGGGCCTGGGGAAGGCCCCTCATTGGCTCCCTGGATTAGTGTTTTCAGACAAGTAACAGGGTTCACTTTTCTTTCATACCTGCTCTGTCTGCTTCCATTTCTGCTCCAAGGCATCAAACATGACCCTACACAGCTCCTGGACRTCATGCTGCTGCCAGGCTGAAAACACAGATACGCAGACACAACAGAAGAGACATAGATAAACACACAGACCAGTTAAGACAGTGAACtgtgtgacaaaacaaacaaagtacCCCTTCACCCACACTCTTCCAGTTCCTTTATCAAAACATCAGAAGCGGTTAAGCCTAGGCTCCTCCTGGTTACGGGGAGGCTGCCTAGATGTAGCAGTGTGACAGCCCACCTTCRCTGCTGTCCCAGCCAAAGCTGCGGGTCACGTCGGTGGTCTCGATGGCCCTCTTCTTACTGGTCTGCAGCAGCAAAAACAGCCTCTGTAGCTGGTAAGGGATGCTGGTAACCGGGTCTTCTTCCGACTCCTCAAACTCCCAGCTGGAGGGAACAGTGGAcaagtagaaaatagttttaGGACAAAGCTCTTCATTAAATACCGTTGTTTAGAACAATACAAAGAGCTTCACGAGAACAGGTACTTACTTGTACAGTGCATTTCTGAACTCTGGGGTCATAAACAGTGTTTGTAGAAGGCTGTTCAAATAGCAGGTCATGGCCTGGTTAACCAAACCCACATATCCTGCAGAGGGGGAGAAAGACATGAAATCAAaagtaatttgtcacatgcgccaaatacaacaggtgtagaccttagtgaaatgcttacttacaaacctttaacaaacaatgcagttaagaaaaaagaagtgttaagtaaaaaatctaagtaacaaataattaaagagcagcagtaaaataacaatagcgaagctatatacagggggtaccggtacagagtcaatgtgcgggggcaacggttagtcgaggtaatatgaacatgtaggtaaagttaaagtaactacgcatagataataaaccgagagtagcaacagcgtaaggggggggaaatgcaaatagtccgggtagccatttgattagctgttcaggagtcttatggcttgggggtagaagctgttaagtagTCTTTTGAAAATAGACTTGGCacgccggtaccgcttgccgtgtggtagcagagagaacagtctatgactagggtggctggagtctttgaatttttagggccttcctctgacacagcctggtatagaggtcgtggatgggaggaagcttggccccactgATTTACTGGGATGTACGCACTactctagtgccttgcggttggaggccgagcagttgccataccaggcagtgatgcaaccagtcaggatgctctcgatggtgcagctgtagaaccttttgaggatctgaggacccatgccaaatcttttcagtctcctgagggggaataggctttgtcgtgccctcttcacaagtatcttggtgtgtttggaccatgatagtttgttggtgatgtggacgccaaggaacttgaagctctcaacctgctYcactacagccccatcgatgagaatgggggcgtactcggtcctccttgTCCTTTAGTCCTCAATcatgtcctttgtcttgatcacgttgagggagaggttgtcctggcaccacacggccaggtctggcctcctccctataggctgtctcatcgttgtcggtgatcaggcctatcactgttgtgtcgtcggcaaacttgatggtgttggagtcgtgcttgaccgtgcagtcatgagtgaacaagagtacaggaggggcccccgtgttgaggatcagcgtggtggatatgttgttacctacccttaccacctgggggcggcctgtcaggaagtccaggatccagttgcagggggaggtgtttagttccagggtccttagcttagtgatgagctttgagggcactatggtgttgaacgctgagctgtagtcaatgaacagcattctcacataggtgttccttttgtccaggtgggaaagagcagtgtggagtgcaatagagattgcatcatctgtggatctgttggggcggtacgcaaattgaagtgggcctagggtttctgggataatggtgttgatgtgagccatgaccagcctccaaagaacttcatggctacagatgtgagcgctatgggtcggtagtcatttaggcaggttaccttagtgttcttgggcacagggactatggtggttttcTTGAAACRtgttggtattacagactcagtcagggacaggttgaaaatgtcagtgaagacacttgccagttggtcagcgcatgctcagagtacatgtgctgttaatccgtctggccctgcggccttgtgaatgttgacctgtttgaaggtcttacatCAGCTACGGACAGCATGattacagtcgtccggaacagctgatgctctcatgcatgtttcagtgttacttgcctcgaagcgagcatagaagtaatttagctcgtctggtaggcttgtgtcactgggcagcttgcggctgtgctttcctttgtagtctgtaatagtttgcaagccctgccacagccgacgagtgtcagagccggtgtagtacgattcaatcctagtcctgttttgacgctttgcctgtttgatggttcatcgaaGGGCATAGCGGGAGCTTCCGGGTTATAGTctcactccttgaaagcagcagctctacccttaagCTCAGTGCAGATGCAGCCTGTAATCcagggcttctggttggggtatgtacgtagtcACTGTGTGGATgacatcaatgcacttattgatgaagccagttgATGAAGCCAGCCAgacgtggtgtactcctcaatgccagcGGAAGAataccagaacatattccagtctgtgctagcaaaacagtcctgtagcttagcatctgcttcatgaAGTGAGCTGTCAGGGGGGTTACGTAACAGGAAGTGAGGTCAAGTCTATGCTGTTGACAGAAAGGGTGTACCTGTGTCAGACTTGTTGAGGATGGAGGAGTAGGAGTAGCTGGGGCTGCTGTAGTCGCTGCTGCAGCCCACCGTGCCGTCTCTGGGCAGCGGGCCGATGAAGCGCTCCTGGGAGCTGTCATCCAGACCACTGCTGCTCGCTGTCCCCGACTCATCCTACACAAAGGAGAATTAAGCTTCAGCTCATAGCTACCACTAGTCTACCAAGAATKAACTGCATGTCAATCCCTCCTCCAGGGGAATGCTCTAGGCATGCTGGTATTCATATTAACCATTAACTCTCATCTTCCCACTCACTCACCGATGCAATCAGAGGCTGTTCTCCGTCCTTGTCTGTGAGTTGGAGGAAGTTCCTCTTCCCGGGCTCGAACCCGGACTCAGTGAGGGACATCTCACTGCTGGGGTCCAGCGACCCCTGGGGGAgaacagaaaaagagaaaaaacacccttcagtttggccaggcaggtCTGAACATGAGAAAATAGCAGAcgcaaacaaaataaaactagGATTTGAGATTGAAAAAGTTCAGTAGTTCCCCACAATACAACCTAATCAACCTGTCAATCAGAGGTTCCCATTGAATTCATAAGGAGAATCCTCCCCATGATCATTCAAAAGATGAGCTTTTAGGACCAGTTTGTGGAGCATGCTATGAACCGCAGTGTTTTGTCATGTGATGTTggctgtagggggggggggggggggggggggggtagccagCAGTGGAAAGAGCTTAATCCACTGACCTACTCTTGTGAGAACTCCAGCCTCAGATTACTTCAGGGACAGGAAAGAAAGAGACTGGCGTACATAAAGCTATTTACACACTATGGGGAGGATCCAAACGGCACTATTTCAAAGTGCGGCTCAGTTGAGCAGCTGACGTACAGTAGACAGTATAGCCATGTGTGGAGGAGGAGCAAACAACGGACGTTTTGGAGGAGTTTGAACGTGTACACAAGTATATAACCCCCCCACCAGGATCCAATAAAGGGACCTGGGATCATAAGGTTGTCTTAGGACACAGACGCACCATGTCCCCTGTCTTGCGCCATGCCAGGTCAAAGGTGCCGTTCACATAGCCCGCCTTGTGGGCCACATCCTCGAAGAGTTTGGGGAGGGTGGTGGAGGCTGGCAAGTTGAGGGTGAGCCTCTCGTTGACCGTCTTAGCATTGGTAGTGTCCTGGACTATGCACAGCACTCTGGGCTCCTCCGCCGCATCCTCTATCTGTAGGATACATACAAACACCYTGAGTGCAGAGCGCACACACCTTCATTCAGTGYTCTACTTCATGACAAAATATTAAAACGTTATCAGCAGGTTATTTGCATGCATTCAGGGAGCCGAGAGATTTGACTGCAGTCAGTGGGTAGGGCATTCTCATACTCGCACGTGAATGTCATCATAACAGGCGAACGAACACCAGACAAGAAACTAGAGCAGGCGGATGGTGCAATGCAGGATTTCTATTATATGACCTACAGTGTGGACCTTACGTTGCATTACGTTCTTGGAAGATGCAGATTAAAATAGTTGCCCAAACCTAGAGGGAGGCACATTACAGAGACTGGAACAGAGCCATGCTTCCAAACTATCATACAGTGCCAAAAATTCCTCCATAAGGAATGTCTCATCAGTAAGGAAACTGAAAATATCTGGTTAATCTGGTTAAGTAACTCAAGGGACGGGATGACAGTACATTATTAAATTGACCAAAAACCATAACATGCAATGATAGATCAAGATTTGAGCCTCATGCATACATKGAATCTATAGGGCTAGTCTGGTTTACCAGTGAGAGCCTCACACCATCACAACCTCATTGTTTCTATTCAGTCTGGCTTTGTCCATGTTATTTATGAAATGATGGGCTAGTTATTCAGCAAATCTAGTGAAGCCAACATTCGTTATGATTACAATGTCCACTACAGTGTATAAGACTATTTTCCCCAAAGCAGGCCTTCCAGGAATGACACAAGAGAAACCTGTCCCGGACATAGTGGTGTTTCCGTGACTAAGTGTGCCCAAAACAACTGTTCCAATGAGGCTCACGCAATAACACAAGCTTAAAAGGTCTATCAGCACCATTACATGGCCAGTGCTTATTGTGACCTTTAATTGTGGACAATTAAATATAGTCCATGAGTGTGGTGTGTTAGCATTTGTCAAATGTTTCCCTAATYGAAGAACCTTTTGTATTTTCCTAAAGAATTCAAATGAGTCATCCCCCAAACAAAAATTCCTATGTTCTGTGTATTTAACCTACATGTGTGTCATGTTGGGCTGGTGTTACCGCCATTTGGGTTAACAAAACTGGCCCTCAATCAATCAGCCCTCTATTCTAAAAGTTTCTATTTTGTTAAGGTTGAGGCACAGTAACCAGCTGGTGGTAGGTTGGCCAAACATTCAGGACAGCAATAACCTGATGCTCCATGCAGTCATCAGCAAACCCCACACAGTAAACTGCACACAGCCACAGACTATCCACTCCGCTAGGAGGAACTACCTGAGAAAACCTCTTCTTCATCTCAACGAAAATACTCTGCCTGCAACTCCAAAACATACCCTAATGACACATGGGAAGGAGGGGTGAAAAACACAAAGATTAAAACAGTGCAAACAGCTGTTACCGAGAAGGGAAACAGTTACGCAACATGCTAGAGTTTCTCTATGTATCCACAAGCACACCGGCTCAGACGAACTAACTGGGAATGGCACGCTTTCAATTCACTTCTAAACACCACAAGTAATACTGTAGGTATTATTAAAATCAAACAGACAGTTACTTGTTCTATGTAAAGCTGGTGATCTTGGCAAACTATGTCCCGGCCGATGCTACAAACAAGCCGCAGATGTCAACACATGAGTGAATCATCAGATTAGGGGTATTTTTATCACAGATAATGTCKCAAGGTGCTGACATGCAGCCGTAGGTGCTATAGAGCACAGACAATCGCACTACACAGAACAGATACGAGAATCTAGGCTAAATGACAAACAGAGGAATTATTACTTAACTAAAACCAGAGTTATTAGTCTGGATTTCTGTTAAGTCATTATTGATCCAGTCAGGTGACACCGAAAAACATTTTCCTTCCAATAGGGCAAATAACAGCAAGCGAACACCCAGCATCAGTAGGCCTACAGCAACACTAACTCTATTGATGAGCCTTCAGAGGGTGAGAACAACCTGGTCTATAGTCGCTGGCTGGCAGAAAACCCTGAATTTCAGCAGAACTTCAGCTGGTAATTTTCAGTCTCATTTTCATGTCACTCCAGTCTGTAAGATCAAATTTTTTCTTCAATCAAGAAGACAGTCTGGGAGGGGGAAAAAGTGTCTCTTTACTTCCTGGTTTCACAGTAGCACCTGAGGTCTAATGACTCTTCCTGAAACAGATACTGAAACTTTTCTATGCATGTTGTTTCTCGGGAACTGTGAACATTGCATAAAGGGAAAGCAAGAGTGGGCTTGTTAACCTGCTTGGGGATTTGGTTTTCAAAAGAACATTTAGGACTAACATGAGTTGCCATGGGAATTACATTGCATTAACATGCATTTGCACATCTGACAAACTGTAGACAATTTCCTGGAAAGAAGATAAAAATGTCCCTAGTATAGTTGAAAGGTCTGAAACTAACATTTTTATAAAATCTCAAACACGTAAAtacaatagcccttacacagtatTAGTCCTGTTACCTCCTAGGAAAGTCTGCTCACGCAACAGGCAAGGGCAAATGCCACCACCAGCACAGAGGACATTATACGAGTGTTTGAAGCTAGCCTACACAACTTAGAGAACTACATATTTGACTTGCAGACCTTGTTTTACTTGAGACAACAGGAACAATTTTATAACAATACAACAGCAGGTGTGCCTATGCTCAATGCCAGATTGAGGACTAAGTCTAACCTCAGAGGCCGAAAACACTCTCCACCCCGCTGACTCATCCCACTGCACACGACTTCTGTCAAGCGCTTTAACAGCAGCTagcaggtggctctacaaagtttaAACCAACCAGTTCCCTCTGGATGACTCAACAGTAGGCAGGAGTGGATATGTTGTGAAGCTACTGCTTCAAATAATGACTATTGCCTTCATTGGTTGGACAATAACAAGATCTTTAAACTGAGTGTTGTTGCTGTCAAAAAAGCTCTGTTTCAAGTCGCCTAACCTGTTCCATTTCAAATTGagatgaaaatgaaataatcattctcttgCTTGGTTAATGGATAACAAAGACGATTCTCCATTATTTTACACAAGACATCCACTGAAATATGAGGCCTAGCCATGCTCAAATGCAGAGTGACAGGGGCCCAGGCAGCGATGTGTGTAGGGTTGGAGATTGTCATCAGAGTTTGGCCGTGGAGAGCAGTGAGCCCTGCATAGAGCTGAAATAATGGTTTCAGCTGCGTGAttagggggatggagagaggactgATCAAGGCTTCGCTGAGCATAGCAGCACAACTGCTTGGGCCTTCAGCACTGGGAACACTTGATTATTGAGAGAGGCTGTCCAGAGCAGATTAAAACTAGTCAATTCCATTTTAAGGAGAAGTATTATCCTACTGAGGCCAACATTCCAGTCTCAGCCCTAATACCAGCCTAAACAGAGGCTCAGCACTCCTTGTCTTTATCC of Salvelinus sp. IW2-2015 unplaced genomic scaffold, ASM291031v2 Un_scaffold631, whole genome shotgun sequence contains these proteins:
- the usp47 gene encoding ubiquitin carboxyl-terminal hydrolase 47 isoform X2 — encoded protein: MEMVPSEENQLVLKEGMFWSCRQSIFVEMKKRFSQIEDAAEEPRVLCIVQDTTNAKTVNERLTLNLPASTTLPKLFEDVAHKAGYVNGTFDLAWRKTGDMGSLDPSSEMSLTESGFEPGKRNFLQLTDKDGEQPLIASDESGTASSSGLDDSSQERFIGPLPRDGTVGCSSDYSSPSYSYSSILNKSDTGYVGLVNQAMTCYLNSLLQTLFMTPEFRNALYNWEFEESEEDPVTSIPYQLQRLFLLLQTSKKRAIETTDVTRSFGWDSSEAWQQHDVQELCRVMFDALEQKWKQTEQQFSPLTADLINQLYQGKLKDYVRCLECGYESWRIDTYLDIPLVIRPFGASQAYGSVEEALQAFVQPETLDGANQYFCERCKKKCDARKGLRFLHFPYLLTLQLKRFDFDYTTMHRIKLNDRMSFPEELDMGPFIDVEDEKSPQTESCTDSGAENEGSCHSDQMSNDFSADDGVDEGICLDSASSTERVLKPKVPSLNTSSLTFELFSVMVHSGSAAGGHYYACIKSFSDGQWYSFNDQHVSKITQEDIRKTYGGSSGSRGYYSSAFASSTNAYMLIYRLKDPSRNAKYLDCDDFPEHIKHLVQREKESEEQEKRQREIERNTCKIKLFCMHPVKMMAMMENKLEVHKDKTLREATEMAYKLMELDGVVPLDCCRLVKYDEFHEYLERSYEGEEDTPMGLLLGGVKSSYMFDLLLETRRPEQVFQPYKPGEVMVKVHVVDLKTDTVAPPVSIRAYLNQSITEFKQLIAQATELSAETMRVVLERCYNDLRLLYVPNKTLKAEGFFRSNKVFVESSESPDHQVTFTDSLLWKLLDRHGNTIRLFVSLPVQSPGTNRTICQKVGGDPEECSEGSKVNXNSVEPILEESTEKLKNLSLQQQQGSSTSDSQKSSDTSDFEHIESPSPSQEPDSSSVSAVVAVDNRELENRIRVASGGGAYSDPETQFPGEERSDSEVNNDRSTSSVDSDILSSSHSSDTLCNADSGPIQLANGLDSHSITSSRRSKANEGKKETWDTAEEDSGTDSEYDENGKSKAESYYLYFRAEPYAQEDGSGEGGQKCVLVHVDKRITLSAFKQNLEPFVGVTSTQFKVFRVYANNQEFESVRLNETLSSFSDDNKITIRLGRALKKGEYRVKVYQLLVNDAEPCKFLVDTVFAKGMTVKQSKEELMPQLKDQCKLDLNIDKFRLRKKTWKNPGTVFLDYHVYEEDINISSNWEVFLEVLDGPEKMKSMSQLAVLTRRWTPAQMKLEPFREVVLESSSVEELKEKLSEISGVPLENLEFAKGRGTFPCDISVLEIHQDLDWNPKVSTLNVWPLYICDDGAVVFYRDSTEEPMEQSEDERNELMKRESSRLLKTGHRVSYSPRKEKALKIYLDGGPVKDPGQD